A region from the Aquimarina sp. ERC-38 genome encodes:
- a CDS encoding GDSL-type esterase/lipase family protein, whose protein sequence is MNCNKTFTQKLVVFYNSPPRIPMLSLPKLWIALIYIICPGNTLQSQEFTLDTLKDTYTFIDWKANRFIGAEASPSFKKLFKKFQQVADGKARNIHVFHIGGSHIQADIYPNRLRTYLQNMNEVSEGQRGFIFPFRVAKTNNPSNYKVATDSQWQGYRCSIKKDSIAWGLAGITAAFRDSTASINIQANYRGYDQQDYNFNRIRVFYDNWTDDYQIEFEDKNIIKAQKDNLKVHYREYQLTKTVKELQFCIKRTGDSLTSEFLLMGLELMNDQKGIEYTSIGVNGASFEYYNRCAFFDKQLQLYKPDLFIISIGTNDAYHPDFEPEKFEEYYRKLITTIQKANRDCAILLTVPNDSYYKRKVPNPRTRVMEKIILQLSREYKMAVWNFYKIMGGFNSSQQWYKNQLMPKDRIHFTQLGYRIKADLLLEAFTQAWEKEMRLPERSMLNTILNE, encoded by the coding sequence ATGAATTGTAATAAAACCTTTACTCAAAAACTAGTTGTTTTCTACAACAGTCCCCCTCGTATTCCTATGTTGTCTTTACCTAAACTATGGATTGCATTAATTTATATCATATGTCCGGGCAATACTTTGCAAAGTCAAGAGTTTACACTGGATACTTTAAAAGATACATATACTTTTATTGATTGGAAGGCAAATAGGTTTATTGGTGCCGAAGCGTCTCCCTCATTTAAAAAATTGTTCAAAAAATTTCAGCAGGTAGCTGATGGTAAAGCCAGAAATATTCATGTTTTTCACATTGGAGGCTCACATATCCAAGCGGATATTTACCCGAACCGATTACGCACTTATCTTCAAAATATGAATGAAGTTTCAGAAGGACAGCGGGGTTTTATATTTCCCTTTCGCGTAGCAAAAACAAACAATCCCAGTAACTATAAAGTAGCTACAGATAGTCAATGGCAAGGCTATCGATGCTCTATTAAAAAGGATAGTATTGCCTGGGGATTAGCAGGTATCACTGCGGCCTTTCGGGATAGTACGGCGTCCATAAATATTCAAGCAAATTACAGGGGATATGATCAGCAGGATTATAATTTTAATCGGATTCGAGTATTTTATGATAATTGGACGGATGATTATCAGATTGAATTTGAAGATAAAAATATAATAAAAGCACAAAAGGATAACCTTAAAGTACATTACCGCGAGTACCAACTCACTAAAACGGTAAAAGAACTACAATTTTGTATAAAAAGAACAGGTGATTCTCTTACTTCTGAGTTTCTGTTAATGGGATTGGAATTAATGAATGATCAAAAGGGCATAGAATATACTTCTATTGGAGTAAATGGGGCTAGTTTTGAATATTACAACCGCTGTGCATTCTTTGACAAGCAATTACAATTGTATAAACCGGATCTTTTTATTATTTCTATTGGAACAAACGATGCGTATCACCCTGATTTTGAACCGGAAAAATTTGAAGAATATTACAGAAAATTAATAACAACGATTCAAAAAGCCAATCGGGATTGTGCTATTTTATTAACGGTACCTAATGATTCTTATTATAAACGTAAAGTACCTAATCCCAGAACCAGGGTAATGGAAAAAATAATTTTGCAATTATCAAGAGAATACAAGATGGCGGTTTGGAATTTTTATAAAATTATGGGTGGATTTAATTCTTCCCAACAGTGGTATAAAAATCAACTTATGCCTAAGGACCGAATCCATTTTACCCAATTGGGATATCGTATTAAAGCTGATTTATTATTAGAGGCTTTTACCCAGGCCTGGGAAAAAGAAATGCGACTACCAGAAAGATCTATGTTGAATACTATTTTAAATGAATAG
- a CDS encoding MBOAT family O-acyltransferase — MNRLKDIFTFSEEYPLIFTQINFWIFFSVVYFLYALLYKKRHLRSAYLLVISLFFYYKTSGLFIGILLFSTVNDFFLGKAIYHTTSIILKKVYVAISVILNLSTLCYFKYAYFFTDSYNTLFNSNYQVVNYLASWANTWASVDYFTVDSIILPVGISFYTFQTISYSADIYRKQIKPLNSIIDFGFFVSFFPQLVAGPIVRASEFIPQISKKIEVTHQEFGKATFMILKGLIKKMIFADFIAVTFLDQIFDMPGMYTGFTNIMAMIGYSLQIYGDFSGYTDIAIGLSLLMGFKLPVNFNAPYKALNCGDFWKRWHISLSSWLKDYLYIPIGGNRNGTIFSYVFVLVFSFLGTYAAFGHKVAFLTTIALAFILIITVFNKRLAWHFNRNINIMITMLVGGLWHGASWKFVIWGGLNGVGVVAYKYWRKISPYEHSTNKLIVAWKVLFTFTFITFTRIYFRGNSMEHIQQFYDTIVQNIGWSSAWVVLTQYKVVFITMAIGYITHWLPNTFKEFIEHTFIKSHVILKGLAAVVVAILCYQTYASDFQPFIYFQF; from the coding sequence ATGAATAGACTTAAAGACATATTTACTTTTTCTGAAGAGTACCCCCTGATTTTTACTCAGATAAATTTTTGGATTTTCTTTTCAGTAGTTTATTTTTTGTATGCATTATTATATAAAAAAAGACACCTGCGTAGTGCATATCTTCTTGTGATAAGTCTGTTTTTCTATTATAAAACCAGTGGTTTATTTATAGGGATACTTTTGTTTAGTACGGTTAATGATTTTTTTCTGGGTAAAGCCATCTATCATACAACATCCATAATTTTAAAAAAGGTATACGTAGCTATAAGTGTAATACTTAATTTAAGTACGTTATGCTATTTTAAGTACGCCTACTTTTTTACGGATTCTTATAATACCCTTTTTAATTCTAATTATCAGGTTGTTAATTATTTGGCAAGTTGGGCAAACACCTGGGCAAGTGTAGATTATTTTACTGTTGACAGTATTATTTTACCTGTTGGAATTTCGTTTTATACGTTTCAAACCATTAGTTATAGTGCGGATATTTATCGTAAACAGATTAAACCACTGAATTCTATAATAGACTTTGGTTTCTTTGTTAGTTTTTTTCCGCAATTAGTGGCAGGACCCATCGTTCGGGCTTCTGAATTTATTCCTCAAATTTCAAAAAAAATTGAAGTAACGCATCAAGAGTTTGGTAAAGCTACTTTTATGATTTTGAAAGGTCTGATTAAAAAAATGATTTTTGCAGATTTTATAGCGGTCACTTTTTTAGACCAGATTTTTGATATGCCTGGCATGTACACCGGATTTACTAATATTATGGCAATGATTGGGTATTCACTACAGATTTATGGAGATTTTTCCGGATATACGGATATTGCAATCGGACTTTCTTTATTAATGGGGTTCAAATTACCGGTAAATTTTAATGCTCCCTATAAAGCTCTTAATTGCGGAGATTTCTGGAAACGCTGGCATATATCTTTATCCAGTTGGTTAAAAGATTATTTGTATATACCTATAGGAGGAAATCGCAACGGTACCATTTTCTCGTATGTGTTTGTACTTGTCTTTTCCTTTTTAGGAACATATGCAGCCTTCGGTCATAAAGTAGCTTTTTTAACTACTATAGCCTTAGCTTTCATATTAATTATAACCGTATTTAATAAACGTTTAGCCTGGCATTTTAACCGTAATATTAATATTATGATTACTATGTTAGTAGGAGGTTTGTGGCACGGTGCTTCCTGGAAGTTTGTAATTTGGGGTGGGTTAAACGGAGTAGGGGTGGTAGCTTATAAATATTGGAGAAAAATAAGTCCGTATGAGCATAGTACAAACAAGTTAATAGTTGCCTGGAAGGTCTTATTTACTTTTACGTTTATTACGTTTACCAGAATATACTTTAGGGGAAATAGTATGGAGCATATACAGCAGTTTTATGATACTATTGTACAAAATATAGGCTGGTCTAGTGCCTGGGTTGTTTTAACGCAATACAAAGTAGTATTTATTACAATGGCTATTGGGTATATAACCCATTGGTTACCGAACACCTTTAAAGAGTTTATTGAACACACATTTATTAAAAGTCATGTAATACTTAAAGGACTTGCTGCGGTAGTAGTGGCTATTTTATGTTATCAAACCTATGCAAGCGATTTTCAACCATTTATCTACTTTCAGTTCTAA
- a CDS encoding uracil-DNA glycosylase family protein: MLWPILDRIFDLKLIYKNTEEAIQQRKQFLMERGIGICDIVSSCNRVKIDASDLGMQDIKLRDILVYLEKYTTIHTLLFTGGNSKNGPEYLFRKLCKKQEITLELISNQIPRIHQFKLPDSRKDKNYTSRIIKTVSLTAPSGAANRSIGSLTYYKQKKQKNPNYTTIDFREEQYCKYF; encoded by the coding sequence TTGCTTTGGCCTATTTTAGACCGAATTTTTGACCTTAAACTGATTTATAAAAATACAGAAGAAGCCATTCAACAACGCAAACAGTTCTTAATGGAAAGAGGAATTGGTATTTGTGATATCGTTTCCAGCTGCAATCGGGTTAAAATAGATGCGTCTGATCTTGGAATGCAAGATATAAAATTAAGGGATATATTAGTATATCTGGAAAAGTATACTACAATCCATACGCTTTTGTTCACCGGTGGGAATAGTAAAAACGGACCCGAATATTTATTTAGAAAACTTTGTAAAAAACAAGAAATAACCTTGGAACTGATTTCTAATCAAATTCCCAGAATCCATCAATTTAAGCTTCCGGATTCTAGAAAAGATAAGAATTATACTTCCAGAATCATTAAAACCGTATCCTTAACTGCACCTTCTGGTGCCGCCAACCGCTCTATCGGAAGTTTAACATATTACAAGCAAAAAAAGCAAAAAAATCCGAACTATACTACTATTGATTTTCGTGAAGAACAGTATTGTAAATATTTCTAA
- a CDS encoding T9SS type A sorting domain-containing protein, translating to MKKNTKWSILAGSLLLAAGTLSAQVEVDVNIDVNHSVGSSNSFDRSKWMTIHSSQGENDWNGDLDKLDYIINDLDVYFGRDTGLLRFSASLTKEDPNKPGFASVSDIKAEGNKFKNRYISETNKHAFEKGDVMMAFQQVPFYPNGQNALNINDRNSPNWFFSKTDTAAEPFGTATGDFLVEFLNGFFGDGGTSGHKKPEYFEVMNEPIWPLVERNLYGGGNIDDIFKFHETIADKVHTGSPGVKVGGFCTAFPDPDLNNFNQWGQRWKRFIDQVGPKMDFYSYHLYDFPIFPNRPSYRKGGRNEVTFEIIEQYNYLKYGEVKPSYISEYGAQTHMLNNNQWSSLRDWYNVEAFNAMLMQMLERANTIDRAIPFAVAKAEWGKRTVNGRVVPYSSRLLKKTTEPASYNGNDWEWTDFIKFYELWSDVKGLRADSFTTELNLQVDSYVDGNKAYVILNNIKPEAMNFKLNIYGTNNNSIQNIEVKRMFLKNNAITALETTNVSNFSGVQTIRDNETIILKYTFASDVTMNRTSEEFKYYANSYNQAIGNNRTVNFTFDQTFNLGTNGEAMLRLGIYRAHNKMKRPASILVNGTQIQNIPTTVYRGDNQNRRPAFFSMLEIPIDYKLLKSTNNTVRIIFPDSGGSLTTAALQTFKFSSAIPRTKDDATLDVETIEAPSALSLYPNPTSSIVNITGSFEEWEVFSITGKFLQRGTANQLDLSSLSSGIYFVTFDKNKQTSRKIVKL from the coding sequence ATGAAAAAGAATACTAAATGGTCAATACTTGCCGGAAGCTTACTACTTGCGGCAGGAACCCTCTCTGCTCAAGTAGAAGTGGATGTAAATATTGACGTTAATCATTCTGTAGGATCTTCCAATTCGTTCGATCGATCAAAATGGATGACCATTCATTCTTCACAAGGAGAGAATGATTGGAATGGAGACTTGGATAAGTTAGATTATATTATTAACGATCTGGATGTATACTTTGGAAGAGATACGGGACTTTTAAGATTCTCTGCTTCCCTTACCAAAGAAGATCCTAACAAACCTGGATTTGCCAGTGTTAGTGATATAAAAGCAGAAGGGAATAAATTTAAAAACAGGTATATTAGTGAAACTAACAAGCATGCTTTTGAAAAAGGAGATGTGATGATGGCTTTTCAACAAGTGCCATTTTACCCTAATGGTCAAAATGCTTTAAACATAAATGATCGGAATAGTCCTAATTGGTTTTTTTCTAAAACTGACACGGCAGCAGAACCTTTCGGAACAGCTACCGGAGATTTCCTGGTTGAATTTTTAAACGGATTTTTTGGTGATGGAGGTACATCCGGTCATAAAAAACCGGAATACTTTGAAGTTATGAATGAGCCTATTTGGCCATTGGTAGAACGTAATTTATACGGTGGAGGGAATATAGATGATATATTCAAATTTCATGAAACCATTGCGGATAAAGTACATACCGGTTCTCCGGGGGTTAAAGTGGGTGGTTTTTGTACTGCTTTTCCGGATCCTGACTTAAATAATTTTAATCAGTGGGGGCAAAGATGGAAACGATTTATTGATCAAGTAGGCCCTAAAATGGATTTCTATTCGTACCACTTGTATGATTTCCCTATTTTTCCAAACCGCCCTTCTTACAGAAAAGGTGGAAGAAATGAAGTGACTTTTGAAATTATCGAACAGTATAATTATTTGAAATACGGAGAGGTTAAACCCTCGTATATATCAGAATACGGTGCGCAAACCCATATGCTTAATAACAATCAATGGTCTTCTTTGAGAGATTGGTATAATGTAGAAGCTTTTAATGCAATGCTTATGCAGATGTTGGAAAGAGCCAATACCATAGACCGGGCAATACCTTTTGCGGTAGCAAAAGCAGAATGGGGTAAAAGAACTGTTAATGGTAGAGTGGTACCTTATTCTTCACGTTTATTAAAAAAGACTACCGAGCCTGCTTCTTATAACGGAAATGACTGGGAATGGACAGATTTTATAAAATTCTATGAGTTATGGTCTGATGTTAAAGGTTTACGCGCAGATTCTTTTACTACCGAACTTAATTTACAGGTAGATAGTTATGTGGACGGAAATAAAGCTTATGTTATTCTGAATAATATAAAACCGGAAGCTATGAATTTTAAACTTAATATATACGGTACTAACAATAATTCAATCCAAAATATTGAAGTGAAGCGTATGTTTTTAAAGAATAACGCTATTACTGCTTTAGAAACTACTAATGTTTCTAATTTTTCCGGTGTTCAAACCATAAGAGATAACGAAACCATCATCTTAAAGTACACTTTTGCTTCTGATGTCACTATGAATAGAACTTCAGAAGAGTTTAAATATTATGCTAATTCCTATAATCAGGCGATTGGTAATAATAGAACCGTCAACTTTACTTTTGATCAAACTTTTAATCTAGGAACAAATGGCGAAGCAATGCTTAGATTAGGTATTTACAGGGCACATAATAAAATGAAAAGACCTGCTTCTATCCTTGTAAACGGTACACAGATTCAAAATATCCCTACTACAGTATACCGAGGAGATAATCAAAACAGAAGACCAGCATTCTTTAGTATGTTAGAAATTCCCATAGACTATAAGCTTCTAAAATCTACAAATAATACGGTACGTATTATTTTTCCGGATAGTGGTGGAAGTTTAACTACGGCAGCTTTACAAACCTTTAAATTTAGTAGTGCTATACCTCGTACAAAAGACGATGCTACACTAGATGTAGAGACAATAGAAGCACCATCTGCTTTGAGTTTGTATCCTAATCCGACAAGTTCGATAGTTAATATTACCGGTTCGTTTGAAGAGTGGGAAGTTTTTAGTATCACCGGGAAGTTTTTACAAAGAGGAACTGCAAATCAGTTAGATTTATCTTCTTTATCTAGTGGTATTTATTTTGTAACCTTTGATAAAAATAAACAAACTAGCAGAAAGATAGTAAAGTTGTAA